From a single Candidatus Thorarchaeota archaeon genomic region:
- a CDS encoding OB-fold domain-containing protein, with protein MSELIRASSCKNCGRVIVPPREICPYCGLTAGHMVPVELKPEGTVVSYSVLEMPPSGFDPPVLLALVELERGATVLSLGEKRHIGAISIGSRVSLYYDDDNRLCFIPLSEELKTAK; from the coding sequence TTGTCAGAGTTGATTCGTGCATCTTCTTGCAAGAACTGTGGTCGGGTCATTGTCCCTCCACGTGAGATCTGCCCCTATTGTGGTCTAACCGCAGGTCATATGGTACCTGTGGAGCTAAAGCCTGAAGGGACTGTGGTGAGTTATTCTGTGCTTGAGATGCCCCCCTCTGGTTTTGACCCCCCTGTTCTTCTTGCGCTTGTCGAACTCGAACGTGGTGCCACTGTCCTGAGTCTTGGTGAAAAACGCCACATCGGAGCGATCTCTATAGGCTCCCGTGTTTCCCTCTATTATGATGATGATAATAGACTATGTTTTATTCCCCTCTCTGAAGAACTTAAGACTGCCAAGTGA